One genomic window of Candidatus Aenigmatarchaeota archaeon includes the following:
- a CDS encoding fibrillarin-like rRNA/tRNA 2'-O-methyltransferase, with the protein MKPIFPGVLRENQKLFTKGKSKEYWDPYSSKPAAAIMKGLNNFPVKEGQTILYLGAAHGTTISHFSNIVGEKGRIYGVEVSEKVIPDLLKKARAKQNIIPLVEDARFPENYGWIGPVDLVYEDIAQKDQVAILKRNAQMFLKEGGIVVLALKAKAIDSVRSVKEICQEAVREMEDTFEIIETVELDPYERDHLFIVAKLK; encoded by the coding sequence ATGAAGCCAATTTTTCCAGGAGTTTTAAGGGAAAACCAGAAACTATTCACAAAAGGCAAAAGCAAGGAGTACTGGGACCCCTACTCATCAAAGCCAGCAGCTGCCATTATGAAGGGGCTAAACAATTTCCCCGTCAAAGAGGGGCAGACAATACTCTACCTGGGAGCCGCCCACGGGACAACCATTTCCCATTTCTCGAACATTGTCGGCGAAAAGGGCAGAATCTACGGCGTTGAGGTTTCGGAAAAGGTGATTCCTGACCTTCTGAAAAAAGCCAGGGCTAAGCAAAACATAATCCCCCTTGTCGAAGATGCCCGCTTTCCCGAAAATTACGGCTGGATTGGCCCTGTTGACCTTGTTTACGAAGACATTGCCCAGAAAGACCAGGTTGCAATCCTGAAACGAAACGCCCAAATGTTCCTGAAAGAGGGTGGAATCGTAGTTCTTGCCCTTAAGGCAAAGGCAATCGATTCAGTCCGGAGCGTAAAGGAAATCTGCCAGGAAGCGGTCCGGGAGATGGAGGACACTTTCGAGATAATTGAAACTGTGGAGCTTGACCCTTACGAAAGAGACCATCTGTTTATTGTTGCAAAATTGAAATAA
- a CDS encoding exosortase/archaeosortase family protein yields the protein MRKGTEKVQRKNPQVNKRTETIARAIILILPLIILSHIHFEFRPLQELLFQQVTLLLKIAGVQFETFGYTISTANFSSVLAFDCTGWRQLYLFFALVMLPPGIEAAKRAKALWLLIPLYIYNTFRAFTSIWIGTVNYELFGFVHYFLWEFVFLALIFVSWYWWYRNSVKPPRGNKLSNRALKNRQKE from the coding sequence CGCAGGTAAATAAAAGGACAGAGACAATTGCAAGAGCAATTATTTTGATTTTGCCTTTAATTATTCTTTCACACATTCATTTTGAATTCAGGCCTCTTCAGGAACTGCTTTTCCAGCAGGTGACGCTTTTGCTGAAAATTGCCGGAGTGCAGTTCGAGACATTTGGCTACACCATAAGCACCGCCAATTTTTCATCTGTCCTGGCTTTTGACTGCACAGGATGGCGGCAGCTATATCTCTTTTTTGCCCTTGTCATGCTCCCACCCGGAATAGAGGCAGCAAAAAGGGCAAAGGCGCTCTGGCTACTTATACCACTCTACATCTACAATACGTTCAGGGCATTTACTTCCATCTGGATTGGAACGGTAAACTATGAATTATTTGGATTTGTGCATTACTTCCTGTGGGAGTTCGTTTTCCTGGCCCTCATTTTTGTGTCCTGGTACTGGTGGTACCGAAACTCTGTGAAGCCGCCTAGAGGCAACAAACTCTCGAATCGGGCGCTGAAGAACAGGCAAAAGGAATAG
- a CDS encoding protein translocase SEC61 complex subunit gamma, whose translation MLEGAKGKLVSFLGQCKRIMTIATKPSKSDYLSLSKVVAAGVALIGALGFLLYLLFNLVITRFF comes from the coding sequence ATGCTAGAAGGCGCAAAAGGAAAGCTGGTTTCGTTTTTAGGCCAGTGCAAAAGGATAATGACAATTGCCACCAAGCCATCAAAAAGCGATTATCTTTCCTTATCCAAGGTTGTTGCAGCAGGTGTTGCCCTGATAGGGGCTTTGGGCTTTTTGCTGTACCTTTTGTTCAATCTGGTTATAACGAGATTTTTTTAG